The following are from one region of the Candidatus Paceibacter sp. genome:
- a CDS encoding helix-turn-helix transcriptional regulator yields MAQISKKLGENIKRIRLRRKMSQGDICRAIDMDRSYMSAIEGGKVNVTLVILEKLANALDVSVDELLK; encoded by the coding sequence ATGGCTCAAATTTCCAAAAAACTTGGAGAAAACATCAAGCGTATACGGCTTCGCCGTAAAATGTCGCAAGGCGACATTTGTCGAGCAATCGACATGGATAGAAGCTATATGAGCGCGATTGAGGGCGGAAAGGTCAATGTTACGCTTGTGATATTGGAGAAACTCGCCAATGCGCTTGATGTTTCCGTTGATGAGCTTTTGAAATAA